A region from the Lysobacter sp. BMK333-48F3 genome encodes:
- the guaA gene encoding glutamine-hydrolyzing GMP synthase, with product MHDIHSDKILILDFGAQYTQLIARRIRELGVYCEIWAWDHDPAEIAAYGAKGIILSGGPESTTEQDSPRAPQQVFDAGLPILGICYGMQTMAVQLGGATEAADQREFGHAEVQLVAQDRLFDGLKDHPGSPPRLDVWMSHGDHVAKAPEGFVVTAKTDRIPVAAFADDARRWYGVQFHPEVTHTKQGLTLLRRFVVDICGCQTLWTAAHIIDDQIARVRELVGSDEVILGLSGGVDSSVVAALLHKAIGDQLTCVFVDTGLLRYNEGDQVMAMFAEHMGVKVVRVNAAERYFAKLAGVSDPEAKRKIIGNLFVEIFDEESAKLNNAKWLAQGTIYPDVIESAGSKTGKAHVIKSHHNVGGLPEDMKLGLVEPLRELFKDEVRRLGVELGLPREMVYRHPFPGPGLGVRILGEVKPEYADLLARADHIYIDELRKAGLYDKTSQAFAVFLPVKSVGVVGDARAYEWVIALRAVETIDFMTAHWAHLPYDFLGTVSNRIINELRGVSRVVYDISGKPPATIEWE from the coding sequence ATGCACGACATCCATAGCGACAAAATCCTGATCCTCGATTTCGGCGCGCAGTACACCCAGCTGATCGCCCGCCGCATTCGCGAACTGGGCGTGTACTGCGAAATCTGGGCCTGGGACCACGATCCGGCCGAAATCGCCGCCTACGGCGCCAAGGGCATCATCCTCTCGGGCGGCCCGGAGTCGACCACCGAGCAGGACTCGCCGCGCGCGCCGCAACAGGTGTTCGACGCCGGCCTGCCGATCCTGGGCATCTGCTACGGCATGCAGACCATGGCGGTGCAGCTCGGCGGCGCCACCGAGGCCGCCGACCAGCGCGAGTTCGGCCATGCCGAAGTGCAGTTGGTGGCCCAGGACCGTCTGTTCGACGGGCTCAAGGATCACCCGGGTTCGCCGCCGCGCCTGGACGTGTGGATGAGCCACGGCGACCACGTCGCCAAGGCGCCGGAAGGTTTCGTCGTCACCGCCAAGACCGACCGCATCCCGGTCGCCGCCTTCGCCGACGACGCGCGCCGCTGGTACGGCGTGCAGTTCCATCCGGAAGTCACCCACACCAAGCAGGGCCTGACCCTGCTGCGCCGCTTCGTGGTCGACATCTGCGGCTGCCAGACCCTGTGGACCGCCGCCCACATCATCGACGACCAGATCGCCCGCGTGCGCGAGCTGGTCGGCAGCGACGAGGTCATCCTCGGCCTGTCCGGCGGGGTCGATTCCTCGGTGGTCGCGGCGCTGCTGCACAAGGCGATCGGCGACCAGCTGACCTGCGTGTTCGTCGACACCGGCCTGCTGCGCTACAACGAAGGCGACCAGGTGATGGCGATGTTCGCCGAGCACATGGGCGTCAAGGTGGTGCGGGTCAACGCCGCCGAGCGCTACTTCGCCAAGCTGGCCGGGGTCAGCGACCCGGAGGCCAAGCGCAAGATCATCGGCAACCTGTTCGTCGAGATCTTCGACGAAGAATCGGCCAAGCTGAACAACGCCAAGTGGCTGGCCCAGGGCACCATCTACCCCGACGTGATCGAGTCGGCCGGCAGCAAGACCGGCAAGGCCCACGTCATCAAGAGCCACCACAACGTCGGCGGCCTGCCCGAGGACATGAAGCTCGGCCTGGTCGAGCCGCTGCGCGAGCTGTTCAAGGACGAAGTGCGGCGCCTGGGCGTCGAACTCGGCCTGCCGCGCGAGATGGTCTACCGCCACCCGTTCCCGGGCCCGGGTCTGGGCGTGCGCATCCTGGGCGAGGTCAAGCCCGAATACGCCGACCTGCTGGCCCGCGCCGACCACATCTACATCGACGAACTGCGCAAGGCCGGCCTGTACGACAAGACCAGCCAGGCCTTCGCGGTGTTCCTGCCGGTCAAGTCGGTCGGCGTGGTCGGCGACGCCCGCGCCTACGAATGGGTGATCGCGCTGCGCGCGGTCGAGACCATCGACTTCATGACCGCGCACTGGGCGCACCTGCCGTACGACTTCCTCGGCACGGTGTCGAACCGGATCATCAACGAACTGCGCGGCGTCTCGCGCGTGGTCTACGACATCAGCGGCAAGCCGCCGGCGACGATCGAGTGGGAGTGA
- a CDS encoding DUF2272 domain-containing protein — protein sequence MLRSFVLACVLFSASASAWAADACPRLRGQAGAAEAATRIAAAACTENLQWYRPFIDTQGRLASATLSEAERARLEDGATETWRRTAGYWRDTGLLQRMAGFAGAEQCFDPYGSAYSTAACRSFLIDNPWSAAFVSYVMMKAAVPGFRPSASHYDYVRDAYRSPEQSPFQYLDPASANPAVGDLLCAVRSSTRVYGHAGLTAALNGEGGLNMHCDIVVAVDPDHDGKAYLIGGNVQQGATMRMMAVNRNGQFWPLPLRSDTQVECSPDTVSACDMNKMDWAALLKLKPQAALATLAPPQPLFAPQQAPASQPQGCCVQCVVGSGVPRCPNPNTPSLRPQQE from the coding sequence ATGTTGCGTTCGTTCGTGCTCGCTTGTGTCCTGTTTTCGGCCAGCGCCTCGGCGTGGGCCGCCGATGCCTGCCCGCGCCTGCGCGGCCAGGCCGGCGCCGCGGAGGCGGCGACCCGCATCGCCGCCGCGGCCTGCACCGAGAACCTGCAGTGGTACCGGCCCTTCATCGACACCCAGGGCCGGCTGGCCAGCGCCACCCTGAGCGAGGCCGAGCGCGCGCGCCTGGAAGACGGCGCGACCGAAACCTGGCGCCGCACCGCCGGCTACTGGCGCGACACCGGGCTGTTGCAGCGCATGGCCGGCTTCGCCGGCGCCGAGCAGTGCTTCGACCCGTACGGCAGCGCCTACTCGACCGCGGCCTGCCGCTCGTTCCTGATCGACAACCCGTGGTCGGCGGCGTTCGTGTCCTACGTGATGATGAAGGCCGCGGTACCGGGCTTCCGGCCTTCGGCCAGCCATTACGACTACGTGCGCGACGCCTACCGCAGCCCCGAACAGAGCCCGTTCCAGTACCTGGACCCGGCCAGCGCCAACCCGGCGGTCGGCGACCTGCTGTGCGCGGTGCGCTCCAGCACCCGGGTCTACGGCCATGCCGGGCTGACCGCTGCGCTCAACGGCGAAGGCGGCCTGAACATGCATTGCGACATCGTCGTCGCGGTCGATCCGGACCACGACGGCAAGGCCTATCTGATCGGCGGCAACGTCCAGCAGGGCGCGACGATGCGGATGATGGCGGTCAACCGCAACGGCCAGTTCTGGCCGCTGCCGCTGCGCAGCGACACCCAGGTGGAGTGCTCGCCCGACACCGTCTCGGCCTGCGACATGAACAAGATGGACTGGGCGGCGCTGCTCAAGCTCAAGCCGCAGGCCGCGCTGGCGACGCTGGCGCCGCCGCAGCCGTTGTTCGCCCCGCAACAGGCCCCGGCCAGCCAGCCGCAGGGCTGCTGCGTGCAATGCGTGGTCGGTTCCGGCGTGCCGCGTTGTCCGAATCCCAATACCCCGTCGCTGCGGCCGCAGCAGGAGTGA
- the guaB gene encoding IMP dehydrogenase, whose amino-acid sequence MLRIQAEALTYDDVSLVPAHSIVLPKDVNLSTRLTRDLSIRLPILSAAMDTVSEARLAIALAQLGGISIVHKNMSLEAQAAQVAQVKKFEAGVIKEPFTVGPETTIGEVLKLTRARNISGVPVVDGGQLVGIVTSRDMRFEKKLDDPVRHIMTKRERLVTVHEGASDEEVLQLLHKHRIEKVLVVNDGFELRGLITVKDIQKKTDNPNAAKDSAERLLVGAAVGVGGDTEARVEALAAAGVDVIVVDTAHGHSQGVLDRVQWVKKRFPQLQVIGGNIVTGDAALALMDHGADAVKVGVGPGSICTTRVVAGVGVPQITAVAMVAEALQDRIPLIADGGIRYSGDIGKALVAGASTVMVGGLFAGTEEAPGEVELFQGRSYKSYRGMGSIGAMEQGSKDRYFQDASDADKLVPEGIEGRVPYRGPLRGVVHQLAGGLRATMGYVGCATIEEMRKKPSFVRITNAGSRESHVHDVQITKEPPNYRAG is encoded by the coding sequence ATGCTGCGCATCCAGGCTGAAGCGCTGACTTACGACGATGTGTCTCTCGTCCCCGCGCATTCGATCGTCCTGCCTAAGGACGTAAACCTCTCCACTCGCCTGACCCGCGACCTGTCGATTCGCCTGCCGATCCTGTCGGCGGCCATGGACACGGTCAGCGAAGCCCGCCTCGCGATCGCCCTGGCCCAGCTCGGCGGCATCAGCATCGTCCACAAGAACATGAGCCTGGAGGCCCAGGCGGCCCAGGTCGCCCAGGTCAAGAAGTTCGAGGCCGGGGTCATCAAAGAGCCGTTCACCGTCGGTCCGGAAACGACCATCGGCGAAGTGCTGAAACTGACCCGCGCGCGCAACATCTCCGGCGTGCCGGTGGTCGACGGCGGCCAGCTGGTCGGCATTGTCACCAGCCGCGACATGCGCTTCGAGAAGAAGCTCGACGATCCGGTCCGCCACATCATGACCAAGCGCGAGCGCCTGGTCACCGTGCACGAAGGCGCCAGCGACGAGGAAGTGCTGCAGCTGCTGCACAAGCACCGGATCGAGAAGGTGCTGGTGGTCAACGACGGCTTCGAGCTGCGCGGCCTGATCACGGTCAAGGACATCCAGAAGAAGACCGACAACCCCAACGCCGCCAAAGACAGCGCCGAGCGCTTGCTGGTCGGCGCCGCGGTGGGCGTCGGCGGCGACACCGAAGCGCGCGTGGAAGCGCTCGCCGCGGCCGGCGTGGACGTGATCGTGGTCGACACCGCGCACGGCCATTCGCAGGGCGTGCTGGACCGGGTCCAGTGGGTCAAGAAGCGTTTCCCGCAGCTGCAGGTGATCGGCGGCAACATCGTCACCGGCGACGCGGCCCTGGCCCTGATGGACCATGGCGCGGACGCGGTCAAGGTCGGCGTCGGCCCCGGTTCGATCTGCACCACGCGCGTCGTCGCCGGCGTCGGCGTGCCGCAGATCACCGCCGTGGCGATGGTCGCCGAGGCGCTGCAGGACCGCATTCCGTTGATCGCCGACGGCGGCATCCGCTACTCCGGCGACATCGGCAAGGCGCTGGTCGCCGGCGCCTCGACGGTGATGGTCGGCGGCCTGTTCGCCGGCACCGAGGAGGCCCCGGGCGAGGTCGAGCTGTTCCAGGGCCGCAGCTACAAGAGCTACCGCGGCATGGGCAGCATCGGCGCGATGGAGCAGGGCTCCAAGGACCGCTATTTCCAGGACGCTTCCGACGCCGACAAGCTGGTGCCGGAGGGCATCGAAGGCCGCGTGCCGTATCGCGGCCCGCTGCGCGGCGTGGTCCACCAGCTCGCCGGCGGCCTGCGCGCCACCATGGGCTACGTCGGCTGCGCGACCATCGAGGAGATGCGCAAGAAGCCCAGCTTCGTGCGCATCACCAACGCCGGTTCGCGCGAAAGCCACGTCCACGACGTGCAGATCACCAAGGAACCGCCGAACTACCGCGCCGGCTGA
- a CDS encoding S8 family serine peptidase, with amino-acid sequence MTTCRAWAFVLTLFIVPNAGADPVDLHKILARAVKQDVSLEMVKTVAERADATTISRDERATGATVKQAIERACGSVQDGYVSELEKANGISDIDLEMRLDAPGAPDKLPACLYVYDAASSKTPIDIVVQENDNAATLYERMTGKKPDDKQLTDFFGRPLEELAKLHRGDVLRPSYITQPVLLTVSGADAANLASQLSGDIKAATSVKTAIASPGKFVVPIEASEARFASHLDFRCALASAAMNGEDVERALTYSRNHPRAQRREVDVMVVDNGFLGADPNHGMFVNSAFDPDFFAVGTEGEIAKSYTLESKHPAITEKGAESRPGVYGHGTHVAGLILGGPDFPKSGATKKDKSDVLAQSVRLTVLNVADANHTPFNGAQLVLGQQIDANRPWIVNMSLAYDGAGSNTSANDVRAAFLTLVQTRPQALFVVAAGNDGGDVEIRRVYPAILGGRSAANVVTVAALDGNGRIARFSNRGDKVDIAAPGCMIESWTDMKELTSLSGTSQSAPQVTFVSSLLGHLMQNATPLDLKARLIASGDTLAPQDLEATAFGVRVNPAIAMYVFDDYVQSTSGKAMLGEVVRVEGLECPPRSGDHDPQRADDLWSIKRTEAGLLLFAGKENDTLKPPCRAIVNAGAKVVLRPTHELTPTGYDRLQDAAEIPIPMRDVTNVVFASKLR; translated from the coding sequence ATGACGACATGTCGTGCCTGGGCCTTTGTCCTCACCCTCTTCATCGTACCCAACGCAGGCGCAGATCCGGTGGATCTCCACAAGATCCTGGCCCGGGCGGTGAAGCAAGACGTCAGCCTCGAAATGGTTAAGACGGTCGCTGAGCGTGCCGACGCCACAACGATCTCGCGCGATGAAAGGGCCACCGGCGCGACGGTCAAGCAGGCCATCGAACGGGCCTGCGGGTCCGTACAGGACGGTTATGTCAGCGAGCTCGAGAAAGCCAATGGCATCTCCGACATAGATCTCGAGATGCGGCTGGACGCCCCCGGCGCGCCCGACAAGCTCCCTGCGTGCCTGTATGTCTACGACGCGGCCAGCAGCAAGACTCCGATCGATATCGTCGTGCAGGAAAACGACAACGCGGCGACGCTGTACGAACGGATGACGGGGAAGAAGCCCGACGACAAGCAACTGACGGACTTTTTCGGCAGGCCGCTGGAAGAGCTCGCGAAGCTTCATCGCGGCGACGTCCTCCGTCCGAGCTACATCACCCAGCCAGTGCTGCTCACGGTCTCCGGAGCCGACGCGGCAAACCTCGCGAGTCAGCTTTCCGGTGACATCAAGGCCGCGACGAGCGTCAAGACGGCCATCGCATCCCCGGGGAAATTCGTCGTTCCGATCGAGGCCAGCGAGGCCCGCTTCGCCAGCCACCTGGACTTCCGGTGCGCTCTAGCGAGCGCCGCCATGAACGGCGAAGACGTCGAGCGCGCCCTGACATATAGCCGGAATCACCCAAGGGCCCAAAGGAGGGAAGTCGACGTGATGGTCGTTGACAACGGCTTCCTCGGCGCCGATCCCAACCATGGAATGTTCGTCAACAGTGCATTCGACCCGGACTTCTTCGCGGTAGGCACGGAAGGCGAGATCGCCAAGTCCTACACACTGGAGAGCAAGCACCCGGCGATCACCGAGAAAGGTGCCGAGTCGCGCCCCGGCGTCTATGGCCACGGCACGCACGTCGCCGGCCTCATCCTGGGCGGCCCCGACTTCCCTAAATCCGGTGCGACCAAAAAGGACAAGTCGGACGTCCTGGCGCAATCGGTCCGACTGACCGTACTCAATGTCGCTGACGCCAACCACACTCCCTTCAACGGCGCACAACTGGTCCTCGGCCAGCAAATCGACGCGAACAGGCCCTGGATCGTCAATATGAGCCTGGCCTACGACGGCGCCGGCTCCAACACCAGCGCAAACGATGTGCGGGCGGCATTTCTGACCTTGGTTCAAACCCGCCCGCAAGCCCTCTTCGTCGTTGCGGCGGGCAATGATGGCGGCGACGTCGAGATTCGGCGGGTGTATCCGGCGATCCTCGGAGGCAGGTCGGCCGCCAATGTCGTAACCGTTGCCGCGCTGGATGGCAACGGCCGCATCGCGCGCTTCAGCAACCGCGGAGACAAGGTCGACATCGCCGCACCGGGTTGCATGATCGAATCCTGGACGGACATGAAAGAACTTACCAGCCTCAGCGGAACCTCGCAGTCGGCACCGCAGGTGACGTTCGTGTCCTCGCTGCTCGGCCATCTGATGCAGAACGCAACGCCGTTGGACCTCAAGGCACGACTAATCGCGAGCGGCGACACTCTTGCACCGCAGGATCTGGAGGCGACGGCATTCGGCGTCCGCGTCAATCCGGCGATCGCGATGTACGTGTTCGACGACTACGTGCAGAGCACCAGCGGGAAAGCCATGCTCGGGGAAGTGGTCCGCGTCGAAGGGCTCGAATGCCCACCGAGGTCCGGCGACCACGATCCTCAGCGCGCCGACGACCTATGGTCGATCAAGCGCACCGAGGCGGGCCTCCTTCTCTTCGCGGGCAAGGAGAACGACACCCTGAAGCCGCCGTGCCGGGCGATCGTCAACGCCGGCGCCAAGGTCGTGCTGCGGCCCACCCACGAGCTGACGCCGACGGGCTACGACCGCTTGCAGGACGCTGCTGAAATTCCCATCCCCATGCGCGACGTCACGAACGTCGTGTTCGCATCGAAACTGCGTTGA
- a CDS encoding deaminase: MRRALALAERAEREDDEIPVGAVLVSAEGEVLGEGWNRNIGSHNPSAHAEIVGLREGGRAIGNHRLLGATSYVTLEPCAMCAIPCTREVGFCPGRLQGDARGAWMSAAAAIPYARPCSVFHRRAGVERAGWRLPLAFPPRAAGCARLAIATEDRSASCE, encoded by the coding sequence ATGCGCCGCGCCCTGGCGCTGGCCGAGCGCGCCGAGCGCGAAGACGACGAGATCCCGGTCGGCGCGGTGCTGGTCTCGGCCGAGGGCGAGGTGCTCGGCGAAGGCTGGAACCGCAACATCGGCAGCCACAACCCCAGCGCCCATGCCGAAATCGTCGGCCTGCGCGAAGGCGGGCGCGCGATCGGCAACCATCGTCTGCTCGGCGCGACCTCGTACGTGACCCTGGAGCCCTGCGCGATGTGCGCGATACCGTGTACTCGTGAGGTAGGGTTCTGCCCTGGTCGCCTGCAGGGCGATGCTCGAGGAGCATGGATGTCCGCAGCCGCTGCGATCCCTTACGCTCGTCCGTGTTCCGTTTTTCACCGGCGCGCCGGCGTCGAGCGCGCCGGATGGCGGCTCCCATTGGCTTTTCCGCCGCGCGCCGCCGGATGCGCGCGCCTGGCCATCGCCACCGAAGACAGGAGTGCGTCATGCGAATGA
- a CDS encoding DUF1244 domain-containing protein produces MTQPAPPADHAPLDHETLAIEAAAFRRLLAHLMQERPEVQNIDLMILAGFCRNCLADWYREAAEARGIAMSKDEAREAVYGMPFAQWKAQHQKEATPEQLAAFEAAQQRHG; encoded by the coding sequence ATGACCCAGCCTGCCCCGCCCGCCGACCACGCCCCGCTCGATCACGAAACCCTGGCCATCGAGGCCGCCGCCTTCCGCCGCCTGCTCGCCCATCTGATGCAGGAGCGCCCGGAGGTGCAGAACATCGACCTGATGATCCTGGCCGGCTTCTGCCGCAACTGCCTGGCCGACTGGTACCGCGAGGCCGCCGAGGCGCGCGGCATCGCCATGAGCAAGGACGAGGCGCGCGAGGCCGTGTACGGCATGCCGTTCGCGCAGTGGAAGGCGCAGCACCAGAAGGAAGCGACGCCGGAGCAGTTGGCCGCGTTCGAGGCGGCGCAGCAGCGGCACGGTTGA
- a CDS encoding trypsin-like serine protease translates to MPNATEMLAAETISFALADEQLPSGRFTLSNGTQVNRGDWPALVFATFGEDSCSGALIGPNILLTAAHCVEDKQGKPRDAMLERLGKRFPMLCERHPTYVRRELVRDASSPRGAEDYALCIIDYRGDVPKAIADMRFEVLDTSSTLARRSPVLLTGYGCIDVRIVNRKIVSTASAKILRIGDASIARGPKRRLSDGAYALIESTGKPTPALCPGDSGGPMFLGVSALKPTGSRRIAGVNSAIAPGASGRTDHIVSKIAATGTATFREWIREWQGRNARQAPIVCGVTRDAGTFPCRS, encoded by the coding sequence ATGCCGAACGCCACGGAAATGCTAGCCGCGGAGACGATCTCGTTCGCGCTCGCAGACGAGCAACTGCCTTCCGGCAGGTTCACGCTTTCCAACGGCACCCAGGTCAATCGCGGCGACTGGCCCGCGCTCGTTTTCGCCACATTTGGCGAAGATTCGTGTTCGGGCGCGCTGATCGGACCCAACATCCTGCTGACCGCCGCACATTGCGTCGAGGACAAACAGGGCAAGCCGCGAGACGCGATGCTGGAAAGGCTAGGAAAGCGCTTTCCGATGCTCTGCGAACGGCACCCGACCTATGTCAGACGCGAGCTTGTCCGCGATGCGTCGTCGCCACGCGGGGCCGAAGACTACGCCTTGTGCATCATCGATTATCGCGGAGACGTCCCGAAGGCAATCGCCGACATGCGCTTCGAGGTTCTTGACACATCAAGCACGCTTGCTCGCCGAAGCCCTGTCTTGCTGACCGGCTATGGGTGCATAGACGTAAGGATCGTCAACCGCAAGATCGTCTCCACCGCGTCGGCCAAGATTCTTCGGATCGGCGACGCCAGCATTGCGCGCGGACCGAAACGCCGGCTGAGCGACGGCGCGTACGCGCTGATCGAATCCACGGGGAAGCCAACGCCGGCACTTTGCCCCGGTGATTCGGGCGGCCCCATGTTCCTCGGCGTGTCGGCGCTCAAGCCGACCGGCTCCCGGCGCATCGCGGGCGTCAACTCCGCTATCGCACCCGGCGCCTCCGGACGCACCGATCACATCGTGTCGAAGATCGCCGCAACGGGCACAGCCACGTTCCGAGAGTGGATCCGGGAGTGGCAAGGACGCAACGCGCGCCAAGCACCGATCGTTTGCGGCGTGACTCGCGACGCAGGCACCTTTCCGTGCAGGAGCTAA
- the folD gene encoding bifunctional methylenetetrahydrofolate dehydrogenase/methenyltetrahydrofolate cyclohydrolase FolD produces the protein MTSTPHPARILDGKRIADELLDNLKAQVDARIAAGKARPGLAVVLVGNDPASSVYVRNKRRAAQKVGIRAIDYDLPADTDDAALLALIDRLNADPEVHGILVQLPLPDRRDATALIHRIDPRKDVDGFHPENVGHLVLRQFGLRPCTPRGITTLLGYTDRPVRGQSATIVGVSNHVGRPMALELLIAGCTVTSCHKFTPAAVLEQSVRNADILVVAVGRPDLIPGEWVKPGAVVIDVGINRLDDGRLVGDVGFAAAAERASWITPVPGGVGPMTVATLMQNTLEAAEAADQAG, from the coding sequence ATGACGTCTACTCCGCACCCGGCCCGCATTCTCGACGGCAAACGCATCGCCGACGAACTGCTCGACAATCTCAAGGCCCAGGTCGACGCGCGCATCGCCGCCGGCAAGGCCCGGCCGGGGCTGGCGGTGGTGCTGGTCGGCAACGACCCGGCCTCCAGCGTGTACGTGCGCAACAAGCGCCGCGCCGCGCAGAAGGTCGGGATCCGGGCGATCGACTACGACCTGCCGGCCGACACCGACGACGCCGCGCTGCTGGCGCTGATCGACCGGCTCAACGCCGACCCCGAGGTGCACGGCATCCTGGTCCAGCTGCCGCTGCCGGACCGCCGCGACGCCACCGCGCTGATCCACCGCATCGACCCGCGCAAGGACGTCGACGGCTTCCATCCCGAGAACGTCGGCCACCTGGTGCTGCGCCAGTTCGGCCTGCGGCCCTGCACCCCGCGCGGCATCACCACCCTGCTGGGCTATACCGACCGGCCGGTGCGCGGGCAGAGCGCGACGATCGTGGGGGTCAGCAACCACGTCGGCCGGCCGATGGCGCTGGAACTGCTGATCGCCGGCTGCACCGTCACCAGCTGCCACAAGTTCACCCCGGCCGCGGTGCTGGAGCAGTCGGTGCGCAACGCCGACATCCTGGTGGTCGCGGTCGGCCGTCCCGACCTGATCCCCGGCGAATGGGTCAAGCCCGGCGCCGTGGTCATCGACGTCGGCATCAACCGTCTCGACGACGGCCGCCTGGTCGGCGACGTCGGCTTCGCCGCCGCGGCCGAGCGCGCCAGCTGGATCACCCCGGTCCCGGGCGGGGTCGGGCCGATGACCGTGGCCACCCTGATGCAGAACACCCTGGAAGCGGCCGAGGCTGCCGACCAGGCGGGCTGA